A region of Plantactinospora sp. BC1 DNA encodes the following proteins:
- a CDS encoding CBS domain-containing protein → MTEVRVRDVMTRTIVYLPAATTLDEAARAMRDADIGDVVVTDGPSLFGMVTDRDIVVRAVAEGSDARQTTIGSVTSREIVMIEQNSTAAEAAALMRERAVRRILVCDSDRQLVGIVSLGDLAVRLDPSSALSEISEASPRP, encoded by the coding sequence GTGACTGAGGTCAGAGTCCGTGACGTGATGACCAGGACGATCGTCTATCTGCCCGCGGCCACCACTCTGGACGAGGCCGCCCGCGCCATGCGGGACGCCGACATCGGCGACGTGGTGGTGACGGACGGGCCGAGCCTGTTCGGCATGGTGACCGACCGGGACATCGTGGTCCGGGCCGTCGCCGAGGGCAGTGACGCCCGGCAGACCACGATCGGCTCGGTGACCTCCCGGGAGATCGTGATGATCGAGCAGAACTCCACCGCCGCCGAGGCAGCGGCGCTGATGCGGGAACGGGCCGTACGCCGGATCCTGGTCTGTGACAGCGACCGGCAACTGGTCGGCATCGTCTCCCTCGGCGACCTGGCCGTACGCCTGGACCCGTCCTCGGCGCTGAGCGAGATCAGCGAGGCCAGCCCGCGCCCGTGA